CGCCCTGAAGACTACTACTATGCTGCTGCAAGATTTAAATCGGGGCTTCCTGATCTTGCTTCCATTGGGGAAAATGCAGCGGAAAGGGCTCTTAAAAAATGCGGTCAAAAAAAAATTGAATCCGGATCATATACTGTTGTTATTGAAAACAGGGCTGCACGCAGGATTTTATCTCCGCTGATTTCTGCAATGAATGCCAAAGCTGTACATCTAAAAAGATCTTTTCTATGCAGAATGAAAGATAAAAAGATTGCATCTGAAAAACTCACATTAACAGACAGCCCTTTTATTAAACGCGGGCAGGGATCGCGTCTTTTTGACTCTGAAGGTATTGCAGCAAAAAAAAGAACTATTATCAGTAATGGAATTCTCAAATCATTTTACTCAAGTTGGCTATACAGCAAAAAGACAGGTCTGCCCCCCACTTCTTCATCTCCTTCGAATCTTATTTTCCACCCTGGTACAAGAGGCCTTGATTCAATTATTAAAAGCCTCAATAAGGGAATACTTATAACAAACTTCATAGGCGGCAATGCCAATAGTACTACCGGAGATTTCTCAATGGGGTTTCAGGGTTTCCTTATTGATTCAGGCAAAATACAGAGCCCTGTTAATGAAATGAATATCAGCGGGAATATGACATCATTATGGAATAATCTTGCTGAAGTCGGCAATGACCCCTTTGTTTATTCATCAACAATGACTCCATCTCTTGTATTTGTCAATGTTGATGTCAGTGGATTATAAACCCCCGACATTAAATTCATTCTCTTTTTCGAATGATTTAGTAACCATTAAATACATGTTTATTTAAACAGTTACTCCCTCACTTCTATATTCATTAAGTTTATTACGTAAAGTTCTGACACTTATTCCAAGCAGTTCTGCGGTTTTTGTACGATTGTTATCATTTTCCCTCAAGGTTGTAAGTATCAAATTCTTTTCAGATTCACGCAGTGTCATCATTGGCAGGTCTTCAATTCTTTTCTCAACAGCAGTTGACATCACACTGTCCAATATGGAGAAATGTTTAATATCCAGTATTTCCGTACCAGGTTCACACATTACTACAGTACGCTCAATACAATTTTCAATCTCACGTACATTACCCGGCCATTCTCTCTGCATAAGCATTTTATTGGCTTTTTCAGTTACACCCTTGATCGGGAGTTCATTCTCTTCTGCATATTTTTTTATAAAATGCTTAACAAGAAGAGGTATATCTTCCCGCCTTTCATTAATAGTCGGGAGATGAATCGGTACAACATTCAGTCTGTAGTAAAGATCTTCACGGAAATCACCTTTTTTCACTTCTTCCTCAAGATTTCTATTTGTTGTTGCAATAACCCTTACATCTACTTGAATGGGATGCCCGCTGCCGACTCTCTCGATTTCCCTCTCTTGAAGAACTCTCAAAAGTTTTGCCTGAAGTCCGGAGCTTATCTCGCTAATCTCATCCAGCAGGATAGTGCCGCCGTGAGCAAGCTCAAAACGCCCTTTTGTTGTTTTAATAGCTCCTGTGAAAGCACCCTTTTCATGGCCAAAGAGTTCACTCTCAACAAGCCCTTCGGGCAGAGCAGCACAATTAGTTGTAATAAATGGCCCGTTTTTTCTTTTACTGTTGTAATGAATTGCTCTTGCTACAAGTTCTTTTCCGGTACCGCTAGCTCCCTGGATCAGAACTGTAGCTCTGCTTCTTGCCACCATACGAATTGCATCAAAAACATTAAGCATTGGTTTGCTTTGGCCGATAATATTTTTAAATTGAAATTTTCTTCCCAATTCAGACTTTAAATATTCATTTTCCTCCACAAGATTCTGATAATTAAAATATTTATCAATAATGACCTCTAATTGGTCAAGATCAAAAGGTTTTGTAATGTAATCGAATGCACCTTGTTTCATAGCGTTTACTGCATTCTTAATTGAACCGTATGCAGTAACCATTATAACCCCTGTGGAACTGCCCTCCTTTTTAATTTTTTCAAGAACTTCCATTCCGCTTACGTCAGGAAGACGAAGGTCACTAATTAACAGACTGTACTCGTTTTCTTCAAGTTTAGCCATTGCCTCTTTTCCATTTACAGCAGTATCTACTTTGTAGCCCTTTTTAGAGAATGTTTCAAAAAGCAAATCACGTATCATCTCCTCATCATCAAGCACAAGAATGGATTTATCTTCCTGAATCATACAATCACCTTTCGTTTAAAAATATTTTGATTTTAAAATTATTCTTATCAATTTTATCAATTGTTATTTCACCTCCATGAATTGAAAGCATTTTAATCAATACTGCACAATTCAAACGTATTTCAACCGGTTCGCAATTTTTCATTACATCATATATTGTTCTGGTTTTACAAAAACAAATCTCTTTCTCATTTGTATGTACCAACATTGAAAGAACTGCCTGATTTTTAACAGGAGATACATCAATCTCTCTAATACTACTTTTTGAAAATTTAATTACTTTAAAAATTGAAAAAATAATTTTCTGCAGTACAAATCTGTCACCCTGTACTTGACACTTCTTGCCGGAAAACGCAGTTTTTATTCCGTTATTTAAATATCCATTTTCTGTCTGAAGCTCATTTGCCCAAATCTCCTTGACAAGTGCAGTAAGCTGAACGTTTTCTATCGACAATTCAGGTGTAATTGACAGATTCATTAAAGCAACCACAATCTCATTAACACCGAGGACTCCATTGTAAATTCTTTGTACTATTCTGCATTTAGGGTCATCACTGCTCAGGTCTCTTTCCAGAAGGCCTGTAAATCCGGCAATTCCTCCAAGCCCGTTTTTTATTTTATGCACAACATCTGTAATAAATTCCGGTTCCAGGAAAGAATTATTATCAATATCCGTTTTCTGAATATTACTTTTTTTACTTGTCATATACTTTTTCTGTAAAGGTTATTAATATGATGCTTTATATTATTTGCTCACCAATTAGAATGCTTACAAAAAATGTGCCTATATTTTCCATTAATCGGTATGTTCTTTTATATCATCTTTATTATCATACACTTAAACCAAAAAATGAAATTTTTTAGTCCGACTGTAAAATACAAAAATGGCCGATTTTAATTAAAATCAGCCATTAAATAGACTTAAATCTTTCAGATTGAAATTACTAAGCGTTTAAAACTGTACGAACTGCATTAAGCAGAGGCCTTACCTGAAAGGGCTTTTGCACAAATCCTGATACAAAATTCTTTGAGGACTCATCCTCAATAATTTCTTCGCCCATTTCCGAAGTAGTAATTATTTTGACTTTTTGATTCATCTTTTTCATAATATTAAGAACTTTTTTGACTTCCATTCCCGGCATCATCATATCCAGGATTATCAGATCTATTCTGTTAAGATATTTTTTATAAATAGCAAGGGCTTCGCTTCTGCTCTCGGCACTGATTACTTTATACCCGTATCTTGTAAGCATTTTTCTTGCAGTCTCACGGAAAACCTTCTCATCATCTACAAGTAATATTGTCTCTTTGCCGAGAATAGGTTCTTCACTCGCATTCAATAATTTTGATTTTTCCTTCGTCTTTACGGGGAAATGCATTTTAACAACAGTTCCCTTGAATTCCTGGCTGAATATTGACAGGAAACCGCCGTTTTTTTCAATTATCTCCTTTACTATGGGAATCCCCATACCATCATCCAATGAGTTTACTTTTTCTTTTCCTGAAGTTTTTAAAATTCTCTCTTTTACGGTTCCGCTCATTCCCTGTCCTGTATCAGTAATTTCAATCTGAATATACTTTCCAGGTTTTCCTCCATATTTCAACCATGGATTATCCTGGCCTAAAAACATATTTCGTGTTTTAAAAATAATTTTTCCGCCTTCAACCATAGCATCACGGGCATTTAAAGCAACCTGCAGAATTGCCTGCTGGATCTGGCTTGCATCTCCCTGAATCCTGTCAAGTTCATTTTCAAGCTGAGCTCTTATTGAAATGCTCTTATCCAACGTCCTGGACAAAATACCTGCAACTTCTTTTACAAGCTGATTTATATCCAGATCATTTACAATATATGAATTCCCCTGAGTATGCGCCATTAATCTTGATGTTAATTCTGTTGCTTTTTCCGCAGTAACAGTAATCTGCCTTATATCATCATAATATGGATTATCCGGTGATATCTCTTCACTTAATAGGGAACTGAAACCTAGTATACATGCAAGTAAATTGTTAAAATCATGTACTATTCCCCCTGCAAGCATACCTAGAGATTCCATTTTTCTTGCCTGGAGAAGAGTTCTCTGTACACGGTCATGCTCTTCCCTGTTCAGAAAATACCAAAGTTCTTTAACCGTACCGTTTGAAGATAATAATCCTGCTGTAACTTTTGCCTTTTTATTATCTCCGTTATCTGAAATAATAACAACATCATCAATTGAGATAAATTCTTCTTTAGTTACATTAGATGACAATTCTTTAATTTTATCGTGAAATTGTGTGTCAACAAATTCAATAAGGTTTCGCCCTATGATTGCTTCCTCTGAAGAATTAAAGAAGCCCTCAATCCACTTATTGGTCTTAATAATTTTTCCGTCCTCAACAAGGCATATTCCCATAAATGGGACATCAAAAATTGAAAGCTGGTGACTAATGCTGTTTATGTTCTCTAAAGGTTCAAATATTTTTTGATTTTTGTTCTCTGTAAATACTCCGGCAATAGATTCCAGAAAAAGCACATCCTCTGCCTGATAATCGTAACTGACAATGTCAGTTGTAATCAGCCATCCGTCATTTAATCCGCTGTTAATCACAGGTGTAATTGACAGAGTTTTGAAATTCCCGAGGAATTTATCTATTTTCTCATCAATTACATCCTCGCTTTCCGACAGAAAATTCTCCAGATCACTAATCCATACGCTCCCCTTTTCGGATCTTTCACATGCAACACACGTTTGGAATTCTTCAATAAATAAGTTGATCGATTCTCCGTTAACCTTTCGGAAAGTATCTGTTTCTATATTAAGAGGAAGTTCTGAATCCCACCGATCTGATATAATATAAGAGTTATCCTGCTTTTTAAGAAATAGGATTACACCTGAACATAAAAAACTTTCCAATGTACTTTCCAGCAATTTATTTAAAACCTCTGTCTTGTGATGATTTTTTCTGAATTCTCCAAGACGAACAGAAAGGTTTTTTTGTTTAATTAATTTATATTCATCAGTCACATCTTTGACAAAAAGCCTCAGCTCCTGTTTTCCATTATCAATTTCCGAAATTAAACCATTTATACTCGCAATCAAAGCTTTACCATTACGGCACTTCAATTTAGTCTGTAAACCTTTTATATATCCTCTGTTAAAACAAGTTATAAATGATTTCTGTATTTTTTCTCTGTCATTGTAACTAGCCAAATCAAGGAAATTTTTGCCGGCAAGTTCATGTTTTTCATAACCTAATTTTTCCTCTGATGTCACATTCAGCGAAAGAATATTGGATGACTTGTCTATGACAAAATATAGTATATCTGCTTTTGAGTACAATTCTTCATAGATTTTCTCAGACATATCTAAATAGCTATTATTATTTGATTTTATTTGAGTTGCGCCATTTGAATTCATAATCTGATACCAATTGATTTTTAGATAAAAAAACTTTTTACGATTTCAAATAATACTTTTTTATTATTAATTTTCTCATTCACAAGCATAGGAGGTGCAAATGCCGTTCCAAATGTTAAAAAAGGTGTGAACTTTTGGTGAGTTTATTTACTTCTTCAATTAATTCTTGCGGCCTGAAAGGTTTTTGAATAAATGTATTATATGAGAAATTTTTAAGTTCCGATCTATCTTCAGGCGCATACCCGCTGGCAAAAATAACTTTCACTCTGCTGTTTATCTTGCAAAGCTCTTTGTAGACTTCTTCTCCGCTCATGTCAGGCATTACCAAATCAAGAATAACAATGGAAATTTCTTTCCAGCTCTCACGATACAATTTCAATGCTTCGGTTCCGTTGGATGCACTAATCACTTTAAAACCTTCACGCTCCAATACTCTTTTACTTACATCTCTTATAACTTTTTCATCGTCAACAATAAATATCTTTCCTTCGGAACTCGCATGTACTTTTGTTAATTTTTCTTTTTTTACGTTTTCATTTTCAGCCTTCGGAAGATAGAATGAAAATTTTGTTCCCTTTCCAGGTGTAGATTCAACTTCAAGCGCGCCCCCATGGTTTTTTATAACTCCGTAAACAAGTGCAAGGCCCAGTCCTATCCCGGTACCTGAATTTTTAGTGCTGAAAAAGGGTTCAAACATTCTTGTCTTGGTCTGTTCGTTCATCCCTCTCCCAAAATCCTCAATTGAAACTTTGACATATTTGCCTTTTATTAATGTAAAACCATT
Above is a window of bacterium DNA encoding:
- a CDS encoding PAS domain S-box protein — translated: MSEKIYEELYSKADILYFVIDKSSNILSLNVTSEEKLGYEKHELAGKNFLDLASYNDREKIQKSFITCFNRGYIKGLQTKLKCRNGKALIASINGLISEIDNGKQELRLFVKDVTDEYKLIKQKNLSVRLGEFRKNHHKTEVLNKLLESTLESFLCSGVILFLKKQDNSYIISDRWDSELPLNIETDTFRKVNGESINLFIEEFQTCVACERSEKGSVWISDLENFLSESEDVIDEKIDKFLGNFKTLSITPVINSGLNDGWLITTDIVSYDYQAEDVLFLESIAGVFTENKNQKIFEPLENINSISHQLSIFDVPFMGICLVEDGKIIKTNKWIEGFFNSSEEAIIGRNLIEFVDTQFHDKIKELSSNVTKEEFISIDDVVIISDNGDNKKAKVTAGLLSSNGTVKELWYFLNREEHDRVQRTLLQARKMESLGMLAGGIVHDFNNLLACILGFSSLLSEEISPDNPYYDDIRQITVTAEKATELTSRLMAHTQGNSYIVNDLDINQLVKEVAGILSRTLDKSISIRAQLENELDRIQGDASQIQQAILQVALNARDAMVEGGKIIFKTRNMFLGQDNPWLKYGGKPGKYIQIEITDTGQGMSGTVKERILKTSGKEKVNSLDDGMGIPIVKEIIEKNGGFLSIFSQEFKGTVVKMHFPVKTKEKSKLLNASEEPILGKETILLVDDEKVFRETARKMLTRYGYKVISAESRSEALAIYKKYLNRIDLIILDMMMPGMEVKKVLNIMKKMNQKVKIITTSEMGEEIIEDESSKNFVSGFVQKPFQVRPLLNAVRTVLNA
- a CDS encoding sigma-54-dependent Fis family transcriptional regulator, whose translation is MIQEDKSILVLDDEEMIRDLLFETFSKKGYKVDTAVNGKEAMAKLEENEYSLLISDLRLPDVSGMEVLEKIKKEGSSTGVIMVTAYGSIKNAVNAMKQGAFDYITKPFDLDQLEVIIDKYFNYQNLVEENEYLKSELGRKFQFKNIIGQSKPMLNVFDAIRMVARSRATVLIQGASGTGKELVARAIHYNSKRKNGPFITTNCAALPEGLVESELFGHEKGAFTGAIKTTKGRFELAHGGTILLDEISEISSGLQAKLLRVLQEREIERVGSGHPIQVDVRVIATTNRNLEEEVKKGDFREDLYYRLNVVPIHLPTINERREDIPLLVKHFIKKYAEENELPIKGVTEKANKMLMQREWPGNVREIENCIERTVVMCEPGTEILDIKHFSILDSVMSTAVEKRIEDLPMMTLRESEKNLILTTLRENDNNRTKTAELLGISVRTLRNKLNEYRSEGVTV
- a CDS encoding HAMP domain-containing histidine kinase, which produces MTSKKSNIQKTDIDNNSFLEPEFITDVVHKIKNGLGGIAGFTGLLERDLSSDDPKCRIVQRIYNGVLGVNEIVVALMNLSITPELSIENVQLTALVKEIWANELQTENGYLNNGIKTAFSGKKCQVQGDRFVLQKIIFSIFKVIKFSKSSIREIDVSPVKNQAVLSMLVHTNEKEICFCKTRTIYDVMKNCEPVEIRLNCAVLIKMLSIHGGEITIDKIDKNNFKIKIFLNER
- a CDS encoding TldD/PmbA family protein, which codes for MGINKEKCYQAVEFAKKAGATESSASVNNLLNTEISVRNGIAEYIDQSFQEYLDLNIYINGRFSSHYTNITDDKNLKDFVNNAVNMTRFLSPDKDRSLPDPSLYPDNTNADIEINDPDFDKISTEDAILFAKEIDSGALTGNKNIISATSDWNHGISKKYIVHSNGFEAERISTYFSAGAEVTVRDKNQSRPEDYYYAAARFKSGLPDLASIGENAAERALKKCGQKKIESGSYTVVIENRAARRILSPLISAMNAKAVHLKRSFLCRMKDKKIASEKLTLTDSPFIKRGQGSRLFDSEGIAAKKRTIISNGILKSFYSSWLYSKKTGLPPTSSSPSNLIFHPGTRGLDSIIKSLNKGILITNFIGGNANSTTGDFSMGFQGFLIDSGKIQSPVNEMNISGNMTSLWNNLAEVGNDPFVYSSTMTPSLVFVNVDVSGL